In Anticarsia gemmatalis isolate Benzon Research Colony breed Stoneville strain chromosome 5, ilAntGemm2 primary, whole genome shotgun sequence, the following are encoded in one genomic region:
- the LOC142973034 gene encoding uncharacterized protein LOC142973034, with the protein MKPVSAASKKNGYQSDDDNIRYKLNADYFNNISKSPKLKKADKVKSDDENIRYKFPSGILNKPKTEQKPKPKQKIKVNFWSNKQSVSRLNNSTEATKSKTNRRHTVAATAEDTITNKPKHSAVKVRKRVSFLPSPIFSENHVPMVTVPDDLTIQLNEEEANDLGEDLNLAFVNSGSSDIKSNQSPKRKAKTSDQINSRDAKRKRSLEDSNRSHGNENELEFFSKYVVQKLRRMETNQRIYSENLINTVLMLGQLGKLNGKSKIAET; encoded by the coding sequence atgaaACCTGTATCAGCTGCTTCAAAGAAAAATGGTTATCAATCTGATGATGACAATATTAGATACAAACTTAATGCtgattattttaacaatatttctaaatcACCTAAACTCAAGAAAGCAGATAAGGTGAAAAGTGATGATGAAAACATTCGTTATAAATTTCCTTCTGGAATTCTAAATAAACCTAAAACAGAGCAAAAGcctaaaccaaaacaaaaaataaaggtaaaCTTTTGGAGCAACAAACAATCTGTGAGCCGCCTTAATAACTCTACCGAAGCAACCAAGTCCAAAACAAACCGAAGACATACAGTTGCTGCAACTGCTGAAGATACAATTACTAATAAACCAAAACACTCTGCTGTCAAAGTTAGAAAACGAGTGTCATTCCTGCCATCTCCAATATTTTCTGAGAACCATGTGCCTATGGTAACAGTGCCCGATGATTTGACTATACAATTGAATGAGGAAGAAGCCAATGATTTGGGTGAAGATCTAAATTTAGCATTTGTTAACAGTGGCAGTAGTGATATTAAGTCCAATCAGTCTCCAAAGAGAAAAGCGAAAACCTCTGACCAAATAAACTCTAGAGATGCTAAACGTAAAAGGAGTTTAGAAGATTCAAATAGATCACATGGAAATGAAAATGAGCTTGAATTTTTCTCTAAATATGTTGTCCAAAAGTTAAGAAGAATGGAAACCAATCAACGTATTTATTCAGAAAATTTAATCAACACTGTTCTTATGTTGGGTCAATTGGGTAAACTCAATGGTAAATCTAAAATAGCAGAAACATAG